A genome region from Natranaeroarchaeum sulfidigenes includes the following:
- the metX gene encoding homoserine O-acetyltransferase MetX, giving the protein MNADAGVLSLGEFEFECGESIPQLEVAYEAYGEFDGDNAILVCHALTGSAHVGHRRLDSEPADAQPTGGQAHAWWSNIVGPGKAIDTKEYYVVCVNIPGSCYGTTGPASTNPETGEPYGPEFPPVTVGDWTRAQRQALDALGVGRLHAVVGGSVGGMNVLDWAKQYPDDVRRIIPIATAGRVDPQCLALDAIARRAIRADPNWNGGYYYDDEPPSDGLALARQIGHVMYLSKASMSQKFGRRAAGRDAGGEPFPTDAAAAFFPYRDVESYLDYQADKFVDRFDANSYLYLTRAMDNYDLASGYEDDADALAAYTGEALVMSFTGDWHFTTEQAEALAGSFREADVDVAHHVVESDHGHDAFLVEPDSVGPPVADFLDSGVEGKAVTDTDDDPREESEFAPVHTSLFSD; this is encoded by the coding sequence ATGAACGCCGACGCCGGCGTCCTCTCGCTTGGCGAGTTCGAGTTCGAGTGTGGCGAGTCGATTCCCCAGCTGGAAGTCGCCTACGAGGCCTACGGCGAGTTCGATGGCGACAATGCTATTCTCGTCTGTCACGCCCTCACCGGGAGCGCCCACGTCGGGCACCGCCGGCTGGACAGTGAGCCGGCCGACGCCCAGCCCACTGGCGGGCAGGCCCACGCCTGGTGGTCGAACATCGTCGGGCCCGGCAAGGCTATCGATACGAAGGAGTACTACGTCGTCTGCGTGAACATCCCCGGCTCCTGCTATGGGACGACCGGCCCGGCGAGTACGAACCCCGAAACCGGCGAGCCCTACGGGCCGGAGTTCCCGCCGGTCACCGTCGGCGACTGGACCCGCGCGCAGCGGCAGGCGCTCGACGCCCTCGGTGTGGGGCGACTCCACGCGGTCGTCGGGGGCAGCGTCGGCGGCATGAACGTGCTCGACTGGGCGAAGCAGTACCCCGACGACGTGCGGCGGATAATCCCCATCGCGACCGCCGGTCGGGTCGACCCGCAGTGTCTCGCGCTCGACGCCATCGCACGGCGGGCGATCCGCGCTGACCCGAACTGGAACGGCGGCTACTATTATGACGACGAGCCGCCCTCGGACGGCCTCGCGCTCGCTCGCCAGATCGGTCACGTCATGTACCTCTCGAAGGCCTCGATGAGCCAGAAGTTCGGCCGTCGCGCGGCGGGCCGTGATGCGGGCGGCGAGCCGTTCCCGACGGACGCCGCGGCCGCCTTCTTCCCCTACCGGGACGTCGAGTCGTATCTCGACTATCAGGCAGACAAGTTCGTCGACCGCTTCGACGCCAACAGCTACCTCTACCTGACGCGGGCGATGGACAACTACGATCTCGCGTCGGGCTACGAGGACGACGCCGACGCGCTCGCGGCCTACACCGGCGAGGCGCTCGTAATGAGCTTTACCGGCGACTGGCACTTCACGACCGAGCAGGCAGAAGCGCTAGCCGGGAGCTTCCGCGAGGCCGACGTCGACGTCGCCCACCACGTCGTGGAGTCGGATCACGGCCACGACGCCTTCCTCGTCGAACCGGACAGCGTCGGCCCGCCGGTCGCGGACTTTCTCGACTCGGGCGTCGAGGGGAAGGCAGTGACCGACACCGACGACGATCCGCGAGAGGAAAGCGAGTTCGCGCCGGTCCACACCAGCCTCTTTTCGGACTGA
- a CDS encoding DUF1684 domain-containing protein, protein MSDTEFDVDAWEEELREQRAEKDRFLAEHRQSPIPPEQREEFEGLEYFDPDPEYRVDAAVTVHEDPAPVTMDTSAGTEVRYLRTLTLAFLVNGVEQHLHAYQQDGDGGYFVPFRDKTTGQQTYEGGRYIEFESDRELETGDEIVLDLNLAYSPFCAYSETFACPLPPEENWLDVVIPAGEKSL, encoded by the coding sequence ATGAGCGACACCGAGTTCGACGTCGACGCCTGGGAGGAGGAACTCAGGGAGCAGCGCGCCGAGAAGGACCGTTTTCTCGCCGAGCACCGCCAGTCGCCGATCCCGCCCGAGCAGCGCGAGGAGTTCGAGGGGCTGGAGTACTTCGATCCGGACCCCGAGTATCGCGTCGACGCCGCCGTAACCGTCCACGAGGACCCTGCTCCCGTCACGATGGATACCAGCGCAGGGACCGAGGTCAGGTACCTCCGCACCCTGACGCTCGCCTTTCTGGTCAACGGTGTCGAACAGCATCTCCACGCCTACCAGCAGGACGGCGACGGGGGGTACTTCGTCCCGTTCCGCGACAAGACGACCGGCCAGCAGACCTACGAGGGCGGCCGGTACATCGAGTTCGAGAGCGACCGCGAGCTGGAGACGGGCGACGAGATCGTCCTTGACCTCAACCTGGCGTACTCACCGTTCTGTGCCTACAGCGAGACGTTTGCCTGTCCGCTTCCGCCCGAGGAGAACTGGCTCGACGTCGTGATTCCGGCGGGCGAGAAGTCGTTGTAG
- a CDS encoding PstS family phosphate ABC transporter substrate-binding protein, translating into MTRDYSRRDALGLLGTGATLGLAGCFGDSDSAVRISGGVGPLPMVEVWADLYEDDHDVSFDISGGGTGVGVSDVLNEQVDIAMMGRQPDESEIEQGLFAVPMLIDTVVGTVNENNPVLDEIQEHGLSREQLEAIFTREITNWGELYDTDVDEEITVYGRSDASAAYMQWGDFLGGEDHAHTENEMEEWADGNHDGDQRVAQAIGDDESAISLNNINYVYDLESGELEGDIRPVPIDLDGDGTLSEEEDFYDTREEFLAAVEDGIYPAPPAREMFLSSDGAFEDEAHEFVEWVLTEGQQYVSDNGYVPLEEDRLDEAQTNLAEGP; encoded by the coding sequence ATGACACGAGATTACTCTCGTCGTGATGCACTGGGGCTTCTCGGTACTGGCGCTACTCTCGGACTTGCGGGCTGTTTCGGCGACTCCGACTCCGCGGTCCGGATCTCCGGCGGTGTCGGCCCGCTCCCGATGGTCGAAGTCTGGGCAGACCTCTACGAAGACGACCACGACGTCTCGTTCGATATCAGCGGTGGCGGCACCGGGGTCGGCGTCTCGGACGTTCTCAACGAGCAGGTCGACATCGCGATGATGGGTCGCCAGCCCGACGAGTCGGAGATCGAGCAGGGGCTGTTCGCGGTACCCATGCTCATCGACACAGTCGTCGGGACGGTCAACGAGAACAACCCCGTCCTCGACGAGATTCAGGAACACGGGCTCTCCCGCGAACAGCTCGAAGCGATCTTCACCCGCGAGATCACCAACTGGGGCGAGCTTTACGACACCGACGTCGACGAGGAAATCACCGTTTACGGTCGCTCGGACGCCTCCGCGGCGTACATGCAGTGGGGCGACTTCCTCGGCGGCGAGGACCACGCCCACACCGAAAACGAGATGGAAGAATGGGCCGATGGCAACCACGACGGCGATCAGCGCGTCGCGCAGGCCATCGGTGACGACGAGTCGGCCATCTCGCTGAACAACATCAACTACGTTTACGATCTCGAAAGCGGCGAACTCGAGGGCGATATCCGGCCCGTCCCGATCGATCTCGACGGCGACGGCACCCTCTCCGAGGAGGAGGATTTCTACGACACGCGTGAGGAGTTCCTCGCCGCCGTCGAGGATGGGATCTACCCAGCGCCGCCAGCGCGGGAGATGTTCCTCTCCTCTGACGGTGCGTTCGAGGACGAGGCCCACGAGTTCGTCGAGTGGGTTCTCACCGAGGGCCAGCAGTACGTCTCCGACAACGGCTACGTCCCCCTTGAAGAGGATCGACTCGACGAAGCACAGACGAACCTCGCCGAGGGACCGTGA
- a CDS encoding O-acetylhomoserine aminocarboxypropyltransferase/cysteine synthase family protein yields the protein MTDRDLSKFRTRSLHAGQSPDPATRSRAPPLYQTTSYVFDDADHAAELYALDREEDIYSRMSNPTVSMLEERLASLEGGSRAVATGSGMAALDAATLVLAEVGDNVVCSTDTYGGTSAYLSHTAKRRGIEVRFVPTLDIDAYEEAIDEDTAYVHVETIGNPSLVTPDFEAVADVAHTQNVPLVVDNTFGTPALCRPFEHGADVVWESTTKWIHGSGTTVGGVLVEDGEFDWAAGGYEEIAGQNAAYHDTDFTRDFPEAPFSAAVRYRSLRSLGNQQKPFDAWETLQGVETLPIRMEKHCENAAIVAEYLAEHDEVAWVSYPGLASHETHENATRYLDGGYGGMVAFGLEDGYTAGKRFCEATELASFLANIGDAKTLVIHPASTTHGQLTPEEQEEAGVTPDLVRLSVGIEDPADILADIEAAIEEATAT from the coding sequence ATGACCGACCGGGATCTCTCGAAGTTTCGGACGCGGAGCCTCCATGCGGGGCAGTCGCCGGACCCGGCGACCCGCTCGCGCGCGCCGCCACTCTATCAGACGACCTCCTACGTCTTCGACGACGCCGACCACGCCGCGGAGCTGTACGCGCTCGACCGTGAGGAGGACATCTACTCCCGGATGAGCAACCCGACCGTCTCGATGCTCGAAGAGCGGCTGGCGTCACTCGAAGGCGGGTCGAGGGCGGTCGCGACCGGCAGCGGCATGGCCGCACTCGACGCCGCGACGCTCGTGCTCGCCGAGGTGGGTGACAACGTCGTCTGCTCGACGGATACGTATGGGGGGACCTCGGCGTACCTCTCACACACGGCGAAACGGCGCGGGATCGAGGTTCGGTTCGTCCCGACGCTCGACATCGACGCCTACGAGGAGGCCATCGACGAGGACACGGCCTACGTTCACGTCGAGACGATCGGGAACCCCTCGCTGGTGACCCCGGACTTCGAGGCGGTCGCCGACGTGGCTCACACCCAGAACGTCCCGCTGGTCGTCGACAACACCTTCGGGACGCCCGCGCTCTGTCGTCCGTTCGAGCACGGTGCGGACGTGGTCTGGGAGTCCACCACGAAGTGGATCCACGGCTCCGGAACGACGGTCGGCGGCGTCCTCGTCGAGGACGGCGAGTTCGACTGGGCCGCGGGCGGCTACGAGGAGATCGCCGGCCAGAACGCGGCGTATCACGACACCGACTTCACGCGGGACTTTCCCGAGGCACCCTTTTCCGCAGCAGTCCGATATCGCTCACTGCGCAGCCTCGGCAACCAGCAGAAACCGTTCGACGCCTGGGAGACGCTACAGGGCGTCGAGACGCTCCCGATCCGGATGGAGAAACACTGTGAGAACGCTGCCATCGTCGCGGAGTACCTCGCCGAGCACGACGAGGTCGCGTGGGTCTCCTATCCCGGCCTGGCGAGTCACGAAACCCACGAGAACGCCACGCGGTATCTCGACGGCGGCTACGGCGGCATGGTCGCGTTCGGCCTCGAAGACGGCTACACGGCTGGCAAGCGTTTCTGTGAGGCGACCGAGCTCGCGAGCTTCCTCGCGAACATCGGCGACGCGAAGACGCTCGTGATCCACCCGGCGAGCACGACTCACGGCCAGTTGACGCCCGAAGAACAGGAAGAGGCGGGTGTGACGCCCGACCTCGTGCGTCTGTCGGTCGGCATCGAGGACCCCGCGGACATCCTCGCGGACATCGAGGCAGCGATCGAGGAGGCGACAGCAACATGA
- the pstC gene encoding phosphate ABC transporter permease subunit PstC, translating to MAESTDTHRLGRRLRIERVSELWLRVAGYFAIALFVLIVFTLVHRSLPLLSEYSVVQMLTSTDWNPEQNSFGFLPAIVGTVYVAVLSMLMGTPIAILTAIYIAEYAEGRTKTLVSSFIDVLAAIPSVIFGLVALVVVVPLVGDYLAPLFGSSATGLGILTVSLVMAIVVTPFMISLSVESLEALPDELRETSLGVGATKWETIRSVLLRAAGPGIFSAVLLGFGRVFGATIVPAMLIGGQTQMPDSLFATGQTLPSLIVSDFGELMSIPITQSALIFVGLMLVVVVWLFNFGAMLLQRRLRRRWQY from the coding sequence ATGGCCGAATCGACTGACACTCACCGACTCGGACGGCGACTCCGCATCGAGCGTGTCAGCGAGCTCTGGCTCCGGGTTGCGGGCTACTTTGCGATCGCGCTGTTCGTTCTGATCGTCTTCACGCTGGTCCATCGCTCCCTGCCGCTGCTCTCGGAGTACTCCGTCGTGCAGATGCTGACCTCCACGGACTGGAACCCCGAACAGAACAGCTTCGGGTTCCTTCCCGCGATCGTCGGTACCGTCTACGTCGCTGTCCTGTCGATGCTGATGGGAACGCCGATCGCGATCCTGACGGCGATCTACATCGCCGAGTACGCCGAGGGACGCACGAAGACCCTCGTCTCCTCGTTTATCGACGTGCTCGCGGCAATCCCGAGCGTGATCTTCGGCCTCGTTGCGCTGGTCGTCGTGGTGCCGCTCGTCGGTGACTATCTCGCGCCACTCTTCGGGTCCAGTGCGACTGGCCTGGGCATACTCACTGTCAGTCTCGTGATGGCGATCGTCGTCACGCCCTTTATGATCTCGCTGTCGGTCGAGTCGCTGGAAGCGCTTCCTGACGAACTCCGCGAGACGTCGCTGGGCGTCGGCGCGACCAAATGGGAGACGATCCGGTCAGTACTCTTGCGTGCTGCAGGCCCAGGGATCTTCTCCGCAGTCCTGCTCGGTTTCGGCCGCGTTTTCGGCGCGACGATCGTTCCGGCGATGCTAATCGGCGGGCAGACACAGATGCCCGACTCGCTGTTCGCAACGGGCCAGACCCTGCCGTCACTGATCGTCAGCGACTTCGGCGAGCTGATGTCGATCCCGATCACCCAGTCGGCACTGATCTTCGTCGGCCTGATGCTCGTCGTCGTCGTCTGGCTGTTCAACTTCGGCGCAATGTTGCTCCAGCGGCGACTTCGACGGAGGTGGCAGTACTGA
- a CDS encoding ATP-dependent DNA helicase, which yields MTDDDWRQVFGHAEPYDEQVDGVETAIGAAKDGGFLALEGACGTGKTMLALSAGIHLVRDPDSDFERVLVLTSVKQQLRQFEDDLERINRDLPEDWRDVSGLTLVGKADVCPYSRERAAGIDDTNVYDRCEDLRETTRSLTGDGPTTATALTSDARSQQVGLADSGSDGGAEYLETAGEPSPYPTGLPEYEGVQYCPFYAQYLEDRPDDSDGDPAEAVPFDFTDAGLMSPEELVAESTAAGTCPHSMMGALLGHVEVVIGNYYHAFDPATTGSFTGALLDDSTFVICDEAHMLEPRVRDLVSDSMADRSLRDAERELTRVLQAVEFEGREGETSADADLVRAELQEADVGIDEVEGLRSFVRDLREELDRQVTAHLEREHRGWKSQLNDLPDDEIPLRDPETPQVDEITEWAERAGYGDRVWSRGETVGAVVKRILDEDEDDTKQRATPGVGRVLGRWYRADHERHFREIELDRTWDDTEPSGSWRRAYNAALTIHNCVPGDVIGERLAEFGGGVLMSATLEPVDVFAEVTGLEHLREAEERPVVERTYGLSFPAENRESFAVDLPKFTYDNRGSPGEENPTRRSYADAIETVARSPGNVLVGMPSYSEAEWAAERLRERVEKPVLIDESSGDDATEQLKADFFDGEGKVLVTSLRGTLTEGVDYRGDRLAAAIICGVPIVDTTSPRTRAIRTAYDDAFGEGFEYALTVPAVRKARQAIGRVIRSPEEVGVRVLADARYARDSWDSVRKYLPGEEFQPVSPDMLAFGLERFWDRH from the coding sequence GTGACAGACGACGACTGGCGGCAGGTGTTCGGACACGCCGAGCCATACGACGAGCAGGTCGACGGCGTCGAGACGGCCATCGGGGCCGCCAAGGACGGCGGCTTCCTCGCGCTGGAGGGTGCCTGCGGGACTGGCAAGACGATGCTCGCACTGAGTGCGGGGATCCATCTGGTACGCGACCCGGACTCGGACTTCGAGCGCGTGCTCGTCCTCACGAGCGTCAAGCAACAGCTCCGGCAGTTCGAGGACGATCTGGAGCGGATCAACAGGGATCTGCCCGAGGACTGGCGGGATGTTTCGGGGCTGACCCTCGTGGGGAAGGCGGACGTCTGCCCGTACAGCCGCGAGCGCGCGGCGGGCATCGACGATACGAACGTCTACGACCGCTGTGAGGACCTGCGGGAGACGACGCGCTCGCTGACCGGTGACGGTCCAACGACCGCGACAGCCCTGACGAGCGACGCGCGCAGCCAGCAGGTCGGGCTGGCGGACTCGGGTAGCGACGGTGGCGCGGAGTACCTCGAAACGGCGGGCGAGCCCTCGCCGTATCCCACAGGACTGCCCGAATACGAGGGCGTGCAGTACTGCCCATTCTACGCCCAGTATCTGGAGGACCGGCCTGACGACAGTGATGGCGACCCGGCCGAAGCCGTCCCGTTCGATTTCACCGACGCTGGACTGATGAGCCCGGAGGAACTCGTCGCCGAGTCGACCGCGGCGGGCACCTGCCCGCACTCGATGATGGGCGCGCTGCTGGGCCACGTCGAGGTCGTGATCGGCAACTACTACCACGCGTTCGATCCGGCCACCACTGGGTCGTTTACCGGCGCGCTGCTTGATGACTCGACGTTCGTGATCTGTGACGAGGCACACATGCTCGAACCGCGCGTGCGGGACCTGGTCAGCGACTCGATGGCCGACCGTAGTCTCAGAGACGCCGAACGCGAACTGACCCGTGTGCTTCAGGCCGTCGAGTTCGAGGGCCGGGAGGGAGAGACGAGCGCGGACGCCGATCTCGTGCGTGCAGAACTACAGGAGGCGGACGTCGGTATCGACGAGGTCGAGGGGCTACGCTCGTTCGTCCGGGACCTCCGCGAGGAGCTGGATCGACAGGTCACGGCGCATCTGGAGCGCGAGCATCGGGGCTGGAAGAGCCAGCTGAACGACCTGCCCGACGACGAGATCCCGCTCCGTGATCCCGAAACGCCACAGGTCGACGAGATCACGGAGTGGGCCGAACGGGCGGGCTACGGCGACCGGGTGTGGAGCCGCGGGGAGACCGTCGGCGCGGTCGTAAAGCGGATTCTCGACGAGGACGAAGACGATACCAAACAGCGCGCGACACCGGGGGTCGGACGCGTGCTCGGCCGGTGGTACCGGGCTGACCACGAACGGCACTTCCGCGAGATCGAACTCGACCGGACGTGGGACGACACGGAGCCGTCGGGCTCGTGGCGGCGCGCGTACAACGCCGCGCTGACGATCCACAACTGCGTGCCCGGCGACGTGATCGGCGAGCGTCTCGCGGAGTTCGGCGGCGGCGTCCTGATGAGTGCGACGCTCGAACCCGTCGACGTCTTCGCCGAGGTCACGGGACTCGAACACCTCAGAGAGGCAGAGGAACGCCCGGTGGTCGAGCGGACCTACGGACTCTCCTTCCCCGCGGAGAACCGCGAGAGCTTCGCGGTCGACCTCCCGAAGTTCACCTACGATAACCGCGGGAGCCCCGGCGAGGAGAACCCGACCAGACGTTCTTACGCCGATGCGATCGAAACCGTCGCCAGAAGTCCGGGGAACGTCCTCGTGGGGATGCCAAGCTACTCGGAAGCGGAGTGGGCAGCCGAGCGCCTGCGCGAGCGGGTCGAGAAGCCGGTCCTGATCGACGAGTCGAGCGGGGACGACGCGACCGAGCAGCTGAAAGCCGACTTCTTCGACGGCGAGGGGAAGGTGCTCGTGACGAGCCTGCGCGGGACGCTGACCGAGGGAGTGGACTACCGCGGCGACCGGCTCGCTGCGGCGATCATCTGTGGCGTGCCGATCGTCGACACCACCTCTCCACGAACCCGAGCGATCCGGACCGCCTACGACGACGCCTTCGGCGAGGGGTTCGAGTACGCGCTGACGGTCCCGGCGGTCCGGAAGGCCAGACAGGCGATCGGCCGTGTGATCCGCAGCCCCGAGGAGGTCGGCGTCCGCGTGCTCGCCGACGCACGCTATGCCCGGGATAGCTGGGACAGCGTCCGCAAGTACCTCCCCGGTGAGGAGTTCCAGCCCGTGAGCCCTGACATGCTGGCGTTCGGGCTAGAACGGTTCTGGGATCGGCACTGA
- a CDS encoding sulfurtransferase — protein sequence MIQFVSTEWLADRRNDVRVVDVRDDWEYSGIGHIPGAVSIPFDRFRAEDGDEGMLPGPDVFADLLSEAGIEPGDPLVAYDDTHGVFAARFLVTALCYGHEPLYLLDGDYSAWNREHETTTDAAAIEPTAYEITMPETTPLVDYDTVETAIDDPDAVLVDTRNESEFDEGHLPGAVLLNWKDLVDDESRGLRPEAELREVLDDHGITPDRRIVLYCNTARRISHTYAVLTHLGYEDVDFYEGSLTEWTAAGGPIETTD from the coding sequence ATGATCCAATTCGTTTCGACGGAGTGGCTTGCCGACCGGCGCAACGATGTGCGGGTCGTCGACGTCCGGGACGACTGGGAGTACTCCGGTATCGGCCACATCCCCGGTGCGGTCTCGATCCCCTTCGATCGCTTCCGCGCCGAGGACGGCGACGAGGGGATGCTTCCGGGTCCGGATGTCTTCGCTGACCTGCTTTCGGAAGCGGGAATCGAACCGGGCGACCCACTCGTCGCGTACGACGACACCCATGGCGTCTTCGCGGCCCGCTTTCTCGTCACCGCGCTGTGTTACGGCCACGAACCGCTCTACCTGCTCGACGGCGATTACAGCGCGTGGAACCGCGAGCACGAGACGACGACCGACGCTGCGGCCATCGAACCGACCGCCTACGAGATCACGATGCCCGAGACGACGCCGCTGGTCGACTACGACACGGTCGAGACCGCCATCGACGACCCGGACGCCGTGCTGGTCGATACCCGGAACGAGAGTGAGTTCGACGAGGGCCATCTCCCGGGTGCCGTCCTGCTCAACTGGAAGGATCTCGTGGACGACGAGAGCCGGGGGTTGCGTCCCGAAGCCGAGCTACGGGAGGTCCTCGACGACCACGGCATCACTCCGGATCGACGGATCGTGCTCTACTGCAACACCGCACGGCGGATCAGTCACACCTACGCCGTCCTCACACATCTCGGCTACGAGGACGTCGACTTCTACGAGGGAAGTCTCACCGAGTGGACTGCCGCGGGCGGGCCAATCGAAACGACCGATTGA
- a CDS encoding phosphate ABC transporter ATP-binding protein, which produces MTRQPAIRTENLSVTYTGNEDVEAVTGVDITFPENQLTAIIGPSGCGKSTLLKSLNRLHEIQPNVEIEGDVVLGESSIYDTDDPAPEIRRRIGYVPQTPTPLPLSIYENVAYGVRLHGEYESSEELDGIVETYLKKVNLWDEVHDRLDTPAASLSTGQIQRLCLARSLAVEPEVLLCDEVTSALDPISAERVEETLMDLKDEYTFIMVTHSMNQARRLADDVVFLYLGEVVERGDVESFFQDPTHERTKQFIGGHTAGRGTDDEADGAEDATDGADSDVDGDTTRSPAMVEK; this is translated from the coding sequence ATGACACGACAACCAGCGATTCGAACGGAGAACCTGTCAGTAACGTACACCGGAAACGAGGACGTCGAAGCCGTCACGGGCGTCGACATCACGTTCCCGGAGAACCAGCTAACCGCGATCATCGGCCCGTCGGGCTGTGGGAAGTCGACACTGCTGAAGTCGCTCAACCGGCTCCACGAGATTCAGCCCAACGTCGAGATCGAGGGCGACGTGGTGCTCGGCGAGTCGTCGATCTACGACACCGACGATCCGGCCCCGGAGATCCGCCGCCGGATCGGTTACGTCCCACAGACGCCGACACCGCTTCCGCTCTCGATCTACGAGAACGTGGCCTACGGCGTTCGCCTCCACGGCGAGTACGAGTCGAGCGAGGAGCTCGACGGGATCGTCGAGACGTACCTGAAGAAAGTGAATCTCTGGGACGAGGTTCACGACCGTCTGGATACCCCTGCGGCGTCGCTCTCGACGGGCCAGATCCAGCGGCTCTGTCTCGCCCGCTCGCTCGCGGTGGAACCCGAGGTCCTGCTCTGTGACGAGGTGACCTCGGCGCTCGATCCGATCTCCGCCGAACGCGTCGAGGAGACGCTCATGGATCTGAAAGACGAGTACACGTTCATTATGGTGACTCACAGTATGAACCAGGCCAGGCGGCTCGCCGACGATGTCGTCTTCCTGTATCTCGGCGAGGTCGTCGAGCGCGGCGATGTCGAGTCGTTCTTCCAGGACCCCACCCACGAGCGGACGAAACAGTTCATCGGTGGCCACACTGCAGGCCGCGGGACGGATGACGAAGCAGATGGGGCCGAGGACGCTACGGACGGGGCGGATTCGGACGTTGACGGCGATACGACCAGATCACCTGCGATGGTTGAAAAGTAG
- a CDS encoding class I SAM-dependent methyltransferase, translating into MSVREEFDDWASEGRDRGMEQRHWHTAKHVLSRMPVEDGETVLDLGCGSGYAARALRDAGGAGRAYGLDGSPEMAHNAREYTDDDSVGFLIGDFGDLPFANDSVDHVFSMEAFYYAADPVETLREIRRILRPGGTVYCAVNYYEENVHSHEWQEFIEIEMTRWDRAEYREAFREAGLHVAEQDNIPDRETEIPPASEFPTEEWDSREAMVERYREFGTLLTVGVVP; encoded by the coding sequence ATGAGCGTTCGCGAGGAGTTCGACGACTGGGCGAGCGAGGGACGGGATCGGGGAATGGAACAGCGCCACTGGCACACGGCGAAACACGTCCTCTCGCGCATGCCCGTCGAGGACGGCGAGACTGTACTGGATCTGGGCTGTGGAAGCGGCTACGCCGCCCGCGCGCTGCGCGATGCTGGCGGGGCAGGACGTGCCTACGGCCTCGATGGCTCGCCCGAGATGGCACACAACGCCCGCGAGTACACCGACGACGACAGCGTTGGCTTCCTGATCGGTGACTTCGGCGACCTCCCCTTCGCCAACGACAGCGTGGATCACGTCTTCTCGATGGAGGCATTCTACTACGCCGCCGATCCCGTCGAGACGCTCCGGGAGATCCGGCGGATCCTCCGACCCGGCGGCACCGTCTACTGTGCAGTCAATTACTACGAGGAGAACGTCCACTCCCACGAGTGGCAGGAGTTCATCGAGATCGAGATGACTCGCTGGGATCGCGCGGAGTACCGCGAGGCGTTCCGCGAGGCCGGGCTTCACGTCGCCGAGCAGGACAATATCCCGGATCGGGAGACCGAGATCCCGCCCGCGAGCGAGTTTCCAACCGAGGAGTGGGACAGTCGTGAGGCGATGGTCGAGCGCTACCGGGAGTTCGGGACGCTGCTGACCGTCGGCGTCGTGCCCTAA
- a CDS encoding PstA family ABC transporter permease: protein MDRYAKQRAFGVLARAAAGLVVFVMVVVIGVTIFRGGRVLLADPSIVISPPGSRYELEGTGGFFHAVLGSAFIVGPATVASMVLAISTATYLQSDYSSERFSDAVNMFLNVLWATPPIVYGVFVLTIVIAVGARTSLFFGIIAIAVFQYPIMTRYIDEALRSAPDTVRESTYGLGATRFETATMTARAALPGIVAGIIMGFARGIGDAATVLFTAGRSTNMPSGLFEPATTLPVLIFDNSMSFNEEVQAHAYAASFVLIVVVLGLIVVSRLLAGRFAQYVPGGRHA from the coding sequence ATGGACCGCTACGCGAAACAGCGTGCGTTCGGCGTGCTCGCCAGAGCCGCTGCCGGACTCGTCGTCTTCGTCATGGTGGTCGTAATCGGTGTGACGATCTTCCGCGGCGGTCGCGTCCTGCTTGCCGATCCCTCGATCGTGATCTCCCCGCCCGGATCGCGCTACGAGCTCGAAGGGACGGGCGGGTTCTTCCACGCCGTCCTCGGCAGCGCGTTCATCGTCGGTCCGGCGACCGTCGCTTCGATGGTCCTCGCGATCTCGACCGCGACCTACCTCCAGAGCGATTACTCCAGCGAGCGGTTCTCGGACGCGGTGAACATGTTCCTGAACGTTCTCTGGGCGACGCCGCCGATCGTCTACGGTGTGTTCGTCCTGACGATCGTCATCGCGGTCGGTGCCCGGACGAGCCTGTTTTTCGGCATCATCGCGATCGCCGTCTTCCAGTACCCGATCATGACCCGGTACATCGACGAGGCGCTCCGGTCGGCCCCTGACACCGTTCGGGAGTCGACCTACGGGCTCGGAGCAACACGGTTCGAGACCGCAACGATGACTGCCCGCGCGGCCCTGCCCGGAATCGTCGCGGGCATCATCATGGGGTTTGCCCGCGGGATCGGCGACGCGGCGACGGTCCTCTTTACCGCCGGTCGCAGCACCAACATGCCCAGTGGGCTCTTCGAGCCGGCGACGACGCTACCGGTTCTGATCTTCGACAACTCGATGTCGTTCAACGAGGAGGTACAGGCCCACGCATACGCGGCGTCGTTCGTCCTGATCGTTGTCGTGCTTGGCCTGATCGTCGTTTCTCGGCTACTCGCAGGGCGCTTCGCTCAGTACGTACCCGGAGGGAGACACGCATGA